The Microbacterium foliorum genome has a window encoding:
- the fmt gene encoding methionyl-tRNA formyltransferase, whose product MRLVFAGTPSAAVPTLHRLADEHDIVAVVTRPDAPLGRKRVLTPSPVAQAAAELGLPVIAAARLDDAVTEAIAELDAELGVIVAYGGLVREPLLSTPAKGWINLHFSMLPSWRGAAPVQRALIAGDAELGASVFQLVPALDAGDVFAARVVDVDEQATADAVLEVLSVEGAALTAEVVAAIADGTAVAVPQQGEPTLAPKLTLDDGLIDWTEPLSRVFARFRGVTPEPGAHTTIDGLRLKILEAAPSAGVDALEPGRIAATKSSLLIGTASDPLAVTRVQPAGKGAMKAVDWWRGQRGAEDLRVGA is encoded by the coding sequence ATGCGACTCGTCTTCGCCGGCACACCGTCGGCCGCCGTCCCCACCCTCCACCGGCTCGCCGATGAACACGACATCGTGGCCGTGGTGACCCGGCCCGATGCTCCGTTGGGGCGCAAGCGCGTGCTCACGCCGTCGCCCGTGGCCCAGGCCGCGGCAGAGCTCGGCCTTCCGGTGATCGCTGCCGCGAGGCTCGACGATGCCGTCACCGAGGCGATCGCCGAGCTCGACGCCGAACTCGGCGTCATCGTGGCCTACGGCGGCCTCGTGCGTGAGCCGCTGCTGTCGACGCCGGCGAAAGGCTGGATCAACCTGCACTTCTCGATGCTGCCGAGCTGGCGCGGCGCCGCGCCCGTGCAGCGCGCGCTGATCGCGGGCGATGCCGAGCTCGGAGCCAGTGTCTTCCAGCTCGTCCCTGCCCTCGATGCGGGCGACGTCTTCGCCGCGCGTGTCGTCGACGTCGATGAGCAGGCGACCGCGGATGCCGTGCTCGAGGTGCTGTCCGTCGAGGGCGCCGCGCTCACCGCCGAGGTGGTCGCGGCCATCGCCGACGGGACGGCCGTCGCCGTTCCTCAGCAGGGCGAGCCGACCCTCGCACCGAAGCTCACCCTCGACGACGGTCTGATCGACTGGACCGAGCCGCTGTCCCGCGTGTTCGCCCGCTTCCGCGGCGTGACCCCCGAACCGGGCGCGCACACCACGATCGACGGCCTGCGGCTGAAGATCCTCGAGGCCGCTCCCTCCGCGGGCGTGGATGCGCTCGAGCCCGGACGTATCGCCGCGACGAAGTCCTCGCTGCTGATCGGCACCGCCTCGGACCCGCTCGCGGTCACGCGGGTGCAGCCGGCGGGCAAGGGAGCGATGAAGGCGGTCGACTGGTGGCGCGGACAGCGCGGTGCCGAGGATCTGCGGGTGGGCGCATGA
- the rpoZ gene encoding DNA-directed RNA polymerase subunit omega, giving the protein MAGHHTNGIIDPPIDNLLDRVDSKYELVIYAAKRARQINDYYSDLHEGNLFDNVGPLVDSSVEDKPLTIALHEINEDKLRLRHAE; this is encoded by the coding sequence ATGGCCGGACACCACACCAACGGCATCATCGATCCCCCCATCGACAACCTGCTCGACCGCGTCGACTCGAAGTACGAGCTCGTGATCTACGCCGCCAAGCGCGCGCGCCAGATCAACGACTACTACTCCGACCTCCACGAGGGCAACCTGTTCGACAACGTGGGCCCGCTGGTCGACTCGTCCGTCGAGGACAAGCCGCTCACCATCGCCCTGCACGAGATCAACGAAGACAAGCTGCGCCTCCGTCACGCCGAGTGA
- a CDS encoding RsmB/NOP family class I SAM-dependent RNA methyltransferase produces the protein MSGRRDDRSRRDARSDGSGAGGGRGGSGRSGSGRGDDARGGSARNGSTRNGSTRNGSSRGGSSRGGAAAPQRTVQPARRVAYDVLRAVSDSDAYANLILPPAIADAGLTPQDAALATELAYGTLRRRGTYDAIISAAADRPAEEIDPAVLDALRLATHQLLATRVASHAAVNESVNLVAAHQGRGASSFANAVLRRISRETPGEWEQRIEASARSDDERLALRTAHPVWVIRALRRALAAEGRVDELDELLDADNASPEVTLVALPGLAEPGEPRRPYAPTAYASAGGDPHRVIAASGGTVRVQDEGSQLVALALAGAAPIVPGERWLDLCAGPGGKTALLAAIARQHDVRLEANEVVPTRARLVRNALRAVPGEVTVHEDDGRSFGTTHPGAFDRILVDAPCTGLGALRRRPEARWRKSPADVADLVPLQVELLRSALDAVAPGGIVAYATCSPHLAETTGVVQEVLRGRSDVTELDARSVVADVADAPIDLADDGSGRVQLWPHRHGTDAMFLALLRRETAAPRDNPPTDEGD, from the coding sequence ATGAGCGGCCGGCGGGACGACCGGTCGCGACGCGACGCGAGGTCCGACGGCTCCGGCGCAGGCGGCGGCCGCGGCGGCTCCGGTCGCTCCGGGTCCGGTCGGGGCGACGACGCACGCGGCGGTTCGGCGCGGAACGGCTCGACACGGAACGGCTCGACACGGAACGGCTCGTCTCGGGGTGGCTCGTCTCGGGGCGGAGCGGCAGCGCCACAGCGCACGGTCCAGCCCGCGCGACGCGTCGCCTACGACGTGCTGCGGGCCGTGTCCGACTCCGATGCGTACGCCAACCTGATCCTGCCTCCGGCGATCGCCGACGCCGGTCTCACCCCTCAGGACGCCGCGCTGGCCACGGAACTCGCCTACGGCACGCTGCGTCGTCGCGGCACCTACGACGCGATCATCTCCGCGGCCGCGGATCGTCCTGCCGAAGAGATCGACCCCGCCGTGCTCGACGCGCTGCGACTCGCGACGCATCAGCTGCTCGCCACCAGAGTCGCGTCCCATGCCGCGGTGAACGAGTCCGTGAACCTCGTCGCCGCGCACCAGGGCCGCGGCGCGTCCAGCTTCGCGAATGCCGTGCTCCGGCGCATCTCCCGTGAGACGCCGGGGGAGTGGGAGCAGCGCATCGAGGCATCCGCCCGGTCGGACGACGAGAGGCTCGCGCTCCGCACCGCGCATCCGGTCTGGGTCATCAGGGCACTGCGCAGGGCTCTCGCCGCAGAGGGACGGGTCGACGAGCTCGACGAGCTCCTCGACGCCGACAACGCCTCGCCGGAGGTCACGCTGGTCGCGCTTCCCGGACTCGCCGAGCCGGGGGAGCCCCGACGCCCGTACGCTCCGACGGCGTACGCGTCGGCCGGCGGTGACCCGCATCGGGTGATCGCCGCATCCGGAGGCACTGTCCGCGTACAGGACGAGGGCTCCCAGCTCGTCGCCCTCGCGCTGGCCGGCGCCGCACCGATCGTCCCCGGCGAGCGGTGGCTCGACCTCTGCGCGGGCCCTGGCGGCAAGACCGCGCTGCTGGCCGCGATCGCTCGACAGCACGATGTGCGGCTCGAAGCCAACGAGGTCGTTCCCACCCGGGCCCGTCTCGTCCGCAATGCTCTGCGCGCCGTTCCCGGCGAGGTGACCGTGCACGAGGACGACGGCCGCTCGTTCGGGACCACGCACCCCGGCGCCTTCGACCGCATCCTCGTGGATGCTCCGTGCACCGGGCTCGGCGCGCTGCGACGCCGTCCCGAGGCCCGCTGGCGCAAGTCGCCGGCCGACGTCGCCGACCTCGTGCCGCTGCAGGTCGAGCTGCTCCGTTCGGCCCTCGACGCCGTCGCGCCCGGGGGAATCGTCGCCTACGCCACATGCTCGCCCCACCTCGCCGAGACGACCGGCGTGGTGCAGGAGGTGCTCCGCGGGCGCAGCGACGTCACCGAGCTCGACGCCCGCTCCGTGGTCGCCGACGTCGCGGACGCGCCGATCGACCTCGCCGACGACGGCTCCGGCCGCGTGCAGCTCTGGCCGCATCGACATGGCACCGATGCGATGTTCCTTGCGCTGCTGCGTCGTGAGACGGCCGCGCCCCGAGACAATCCGCCCACCGACGAAGGAGACTAG
- the metK gene encoding methionine adenosyltransferase, producing MSALRLFTSESVTEGHPDKICDQISDSILDGLLAKDPGSRVAVETLVTTGLVHVAGEIRTEAYVDIPTIVRQVVNRIGYTSSDTGFDGDSCGVSISVGEQSTDIAHGVDSAQEHRDGSSVDPLDGLGAGDQGIMFGFATNETPQLMPMAAWTAHRIAERLAEVRRSGALGFLRPDGKTQVTLGYEGFTPKTVDAVVLSTQHHPDISQDEIKAQVREHVIDPILATTGLDLDDVTYYINPAGPFVTGGPKGDAGLTGRKIIIDTYGGAARHGGGAFSGKDPSKVDRSGAYATRWVAKNAVAAGLADRLEVQVAYAIGVARPVGLYVETFGTGKVSDEAITRAIDEVFDLRPQAIIDQLDLLRPIYAQTAAYGHFGRDLPDFTWERTDRAEELRRAAGL from the coding sequence ATGAGCGCGCTGCGTCTGTTCACGTCCGAGTCCGTCACCGAGGGGCACCCCGACAAGATCTGCGACCAGATCTCGGACAGCATCCTCGACGGCCTCCTCGCGAAGGACCCCGGCTCCCGCGTCGCCGTCGAGACCCTCGTCACCACGGGGCTCGTGCACGTCGCGGGTGAGATCCGCACCGAGGCGTACGTCGACATCCCGACGATCGTCCGTCAGGTCGTCAATCGCATCGGCTACACGTCGAGCGACACCGGCTTCGACGGGGATTCGTGCGGTGTGAGCATCTCGGTGGGGGAGCAGTCCACCGACATCGCCCACGGGGTCGACAGCGCTCAGGAGCATCGCGACGGCTCGTCCGTCGATCCGCTCGACGGACTGGGGGCGGGCGACCAGGGCATCATGTTCGGGTTCGCCACCAACGAGACGCCGCAGCTGATGCCGATGGCGGCCTGGACCGCCCACCGCATCGCCGAGCGGCTCGCCGAGGTGCGCCGCTCCGGTGCGCTCGGCTTCCTGCGCCCCGACGGCAAGACGCAGGTCACCCTCGGATACGAGGGCTTCACCCCGAAGACCGTCGACGCGGTGGTGCTCTCGACGCAGCACCACCCCGACATCTCGCAGGACGAGATCAAGGCGCAGGTGCGGGAGCACGTCATCGACCCGATCCTCGCGACGACCGGACTCGATCTCGACGACGTCACCTACTACATCAACCCCGCAGGCCCGTTCGTGACCGGCGGCCCGAAGGGCGACGCGGGTCTCACCGGACGCAAGATCATCATCGACACCTACGGCGGCGCCGCCCGTCACGGCGGCGGGGCGTTCAGCGGCAAGGATCCGTCGAAGGTCGACCGCTCGGGCGCCTACGCCACGCGGTGGGTCGCCAAGAACGCCGTCGCCGCGGGACTCGCCGATCGCCTCGAGGTGCAGGTCGCCTACGCCATCGGCGTCGCCCGACCCGTGGGACTGTACGTCGAGACCTTCGGCACCGGAAAGGTGTCGGACGAGGCCATCACCCGCGCGATCGATGAGGTGTTCGACCTCCGGCCCCAGGCGATCATCGATCAGCTCGACCTGCTGCGCCCGATCTACGCGCAGACAGCGGCATACGGCCACTTCGGTCGCGACCTCCCCGACTTCACGTGGGAGCGCACCGACCGCGCCGAGGAGCTTCGTCGCGCTGCGGGCCTCTGA
- the hisG gene encoding ATP phosphoribosyltransferase, with product MLRIAVPNKGSLSETAADMLAEAGYTGRRDPKTLHVVDGDNDVEFFYLRPKDIATYVGSGAIDVGITGRDLLLDARMPGAREIEALGFAGSTFRFAAPSGRYSDVSELDGLRIATSYPGLVDAFLDERGIAVDLVPLDGAVESAVRLGVADAVADVVETGTTLRQAGLDVFGPVILQSEAVLIAGPHDAEGSETLLRRLRGVMVARRFVMIDYDLPVALLDAAVEVAGGIESPTVSPLRDPEWVAVRVMVARSRVNPVMDALYALGARAILVTAIHNARL from the coding sequence ATGCTGCGCATTGCTGTTCCCAACAAGGGCTCTCTCTCCGAGACCGCCGCCGACATGCTCGCGGAGGCCGGCTACACCGGTCGCCGTGATCCCAAGACCCTGCACGTCGTCGACGGCGACAACGACGTCGAGTTCTTCTACCTGCGTCCCAAGGACATCGCGACCTACGTCGGGTCGGGGGCGATCGACGTCGGCATCACCGGCCGCGACCTTCTTCTGGATGCCCGGATGCCGGGTGCCAGGGAGATCGAGGCGCTCGGGTTCGCCGGCTCCACGTTCCGTTTCGCGGCGCCGTCCGGCCGCTACAGCGACGTCTCCGAGCTCGACGGACTGCGCATCGCCACCTCGTACCCCGGGCTCGTCGATGCGTTCCTCGACGAGCGGGGCATCGCGGTCGATCTCGTGCCACTCGACGGCGCCGTCGAATCGGCGGTGCGCCTCGGGGTGGCCGACGCGGTCGCAGACGTCGTCGAGACCGGGACGACGCTCCGGCAGGCGGGCCTCGACGTGTTCGGCCCGGTGATCCTGCAGTCGGAGGCCGTGCTGATCGCCGGCCCGCACGACGCCGAGGGGTCCGAGACCCTGCTGCGTCGCCTGCGCGGAGTGATGGTCGCCCGCCGGTTCGTGATGATCGACTACGACCTGCCCGTCGCTCTGCTCGACGCCGCCGTCGAGGTCGCCGGGGGCATCGAGTCGCCCACGGTCTCGCCGCTGCGCGACCCCGAATGGGTCGCCGTGCGTGTGATGGTGGCGCGCTCGCGGGTCAACCCGGTGATGGACGCGCTCTACGCGCTCGGTGCCCGCGCGATCCTGGTCACGGCGATCCACAACGCGAGGCTCTGA
- the rpe gene encoding ribulose-phosphate 3-epimerase: MDLPRAPRINPSILAADFVNMQRDLARIASADFAHVDVMDNHFVPNLTFGPQMVERIQATSPIPLDVHLMITDPERWAPAYAELGAASVTFHLEAAADPISLARRLRDIGARAGVAIKPDTPAEGLYSVLEEFDQILVMTVEPGFGGQGFMSETMPKLRALADEAKRRGSTVWLQVDGGISDATIEEAAAAGADTFVAGSAVYGADDVEAAVTRLRDRARAASLES; this comes from the coding sequence GTGGACCTGCCCCGCGCCCCGCGCATCAACCCCAGCATCCTGGCCGCCGACTTCGTCAACATGCAGCGCGACCTCGCCAGGATCGCGTCGGCGGACTTCGCGCACGTCGACGTGATGGACAACCACTTCGTGCCCAACCTCACGTTCGGCCCGCAGATGGTCGAGCGGATCCAGGCGACGAGCCCCATCCCGCTCGACGTGCATCTGATGATCACCGATCCCGAGCGCTGGGCTCCCGCCTACGCCGAGCTGGGGGCCGCGAGCGTGACCTTCCATCTCGAAGCCGCGGCCGATCCGATCTCGCTCGCGAGGCGGCTGCGGGACATCGGTGCACGGGCGGGCGTCGCCATCAAGCCCGATACGCCCGCGGAGGGGCTGTACAGCGTGCTCGAGGAATTCGACCAGATCCTCGTGATGACCGTGGAGCCGGGTTTCGGCGGCCAGGGATTCATGTCCGAGACGATGCCGAAGCTGCGCGCCCTCGCCGACGAGGCGAAGCGCCGGGGCTCGACCGTCTGGCTGCAGGTCGACGGGGGCATCTCCGACGCGACGATCGAGGAGGCCGCCGCCGCCGGCGCCGACACGTTCGTCGCCGGATCCGCGGTCTATGGGGCGGATGACGTCGAGGCGGCCGTCACCCGGCTCAGGGACCGCGCCAGAGCCGCTAGCCTGGAATCGTGA
- a CDS encoding phosphoribosyl-ATP diphosphatase, with the protein MKTFDELFAELSVKAETRPEGSGTVAELDGGVHTIGKKIVEEAAEVWMASEYESDDDAAEEISQLLYHVQVMMIAKGLSLQDVYRHL; encoded by the coding sequence GTGAAGACTTTCGACGAGCTGTTCGCCGAGCTCAGCGTCAAGGCGGAGACCCGACCCGAAGGATCGGGGACGGTCGCGGAGCTCGACGGCGGCGTGCACACGATCGGCAAGAAGATCGTCGAGGAGGCCGCCGAGGTCTGGATGGCCTCCGAGTACGAGTCCGATGACGACGCCGCCGAGGAGATCTCGCAGCTGCTCTACCACGTGCAGGTGATGATGATCGCGAAGGGGCTGAGCCTGCAGGACGTCTACCGACATCTGTGA